A single Budorcas taxicolor isolate Tak-1 unplaced genomic scaffold, Takin1.1 scaffold332, whole genome shotgun sequence DNA region contains:
- the LOC128071296 gene encoding protein FAM228B-like: MRVGLSSAYWENWHYCSITTVFLGNLLFGTTMKSYENDLVTDKLPKLKSSREWLEPQPLSFMEVLAKEDVDAAIQSILYRENYIIKELDKCLKHHDFLNARRKEILYKRWVDHVADPLQKKIIEKVTSCKKIKKRRQEELDGFLKYVNKKGNAFIEHYDPKEYDPFYVNKEDPNFLKVTIPPFRDPLKKAQYDKDDGKRILLQCETGKIYTMKEFKEVEKAKLHSRFPGISNSRHLMTPNEWIRLPPNYIESEFCKRSRLKIKVNFNESSFDLRPSARTPHLEFQKEDKAVIYK; the protein is encoded by the exons ATGAGAGTAGGCCTTTCTTCTGCATACTGGGAGAACTGGCATTACTGCTCAATCACAACAG tttttctaggGAATCTGTTATTTGGGACCACAATGAAAAGTTATGAGAATGATCTGGTAACTGACAAGCTTCCCAAGCTCAAGAGCTCAAGAGAATGGCTGGAGCCACAACCACTTTCTTTTATGGAG GTATTAGCTAAGGAAGATGTTGATGCAGCTATTCAATCAATattatatagagaaaactatatAATCAAG GAATTAGATAAGTGTTTAAAACATCATGACTTCCTAAAtgcaagaagaaaagagatattGTATAAAAGATGGGTTGATCATGTGGCAGATCCtctccagaaaaaaattatagaaaaagtcACTTCAtgtaagaagattaaaaaaaggagacaagaagaattagatggttttttaaaatatgtaaataaaaag GGAAATGCATTTATAGAGCATTATGATCCGAAAGAGTATGATCCTTTTTACGTGAACAAAGAGGACCCGAATTTTCTGAAG GTTACCATCCCACCATTTCGTGACCCTTTGAAAAAGGCACAATATGACAAAGATGATGGGAAAAGAATTCTTCTTCAGTGTGAGACTG GcaaaatatatacaatgaaagaatttaaagagGTTGAGAAGGCCAAACTGCATTCCAGATTCCCAGGAATTTCTAATTCAAGGCATTTAATGACTCCAAATGAGTGGATTAGACTGCCTCCAAACTACATAGAAAGTGAATTTTGTAAAAGGAGCAG gttaaaaataaaagtgaattttaatGAAAGCAGTTTTGACTTGAGACCCTCGGCAAGAACTCCTCATCTGGAATTCCAAAAAGAAGATAAAGCAGTTATTTATAAGTAA
- the LOC128071297 gene encoding profilin-4 produces the protein MSHLQNLLLDTLLGTKHVDSAALIKLQERSLCVASPGFSVMPSDVRTLVNGFAKNPLKTRREGLYFKEKDYKCVRADDYSLYAKNENTGVIVVKTHLYLLVTTYSEGMYPSVCVEATEKLGDYLRRKGN, from the exons ATGAGCCATTTGCAGAACTTACTGTTAGATACACTCCTGGGAACAAAGCATGTGGACAGTGCAGCCCTCATCAAACTCCAGGAGCGGAGCCTATGTGTAGCATCACCAGGATTTAGT GTAATGCCCAGTGATGTCCGAACACTTGTAAATGGGTTTGCCAAAAACCCTTTGAAAACCAGAAGAGAAGGACTGTATTTCAAGGAGAAGGACTACAAATGTGTCCGGGCAGATGACTATTCTCTTTATGCCAAGAAT GAAAACACTGGTGTGATTGTTGTGAAGACCCATCTGTATCTTCTGGTGACAACTTACTCTGAAGGCATGTATCCTAGTGTCTGTGTGGAAGCCACAGAGAAGTTGG gaGACTATCtaagaagaaaagggaattaa